The proteins below come from a single Lepeophtheirus salmonis chromosome 4, UVic_Lsal_1.4, whole genome shotgun sequence genomic window:
- the Sas-6 gene encoding LOW QUALITY PROTEIN: spindle assembly abnormal protein 6 homolog (The sequence of the model RefSeq protein was modified relative to this genomic sequence to represent the inferred CDS: deleted 1 base in 1 codon) yields the protein MNKSRDLWIWVQDLNKSESKKKISLTIRESDNVSRGKKMELELMDEDDPFFFYSLTLTDSDFQYLKSQQGLLVDFHAFPSMIFQLVDKCIEESSKETPHFTSVLVHSPSEIYLEFKEINPFRHLTHLCLLVNRGTDAQIKDFLATRINKLQSNSDSRISLLKSRLVNLEEELNRKTTEAEDYRKKSEKLMKDAVELQASYSSSLSKELAVERERSESLAKEISSKYDNERRSMMDNHLSSTRSMENRIASLDYENKDLSEKRHRYEATIQRMSEELRLAREKGEAFQRELENKKMENNNLDAGYHDRERMINQLKLKVGLLETEKERTEVEFRQQQDLCTIANEQKNKLDLELKEKIALISKRENAVRSVTQELMKANEIIKKFQEQARSQHQKVQLGSNVVQEQERLLSEKETELESIRTQLKSIKEKQNSMELQSQEFELNDNEKNRRIEELEKQIKTNETVIHWLNKQLTTAQARDPGLRLAPAPDGTGFSLMASSTPVVDVTKNRNLHKDILARKLAVSVGSPFLEEKKNKENLPGGSLDPKYFQSSTTLNQTPKINGSNKKRGGLLRKSVRQTEASSVYFPSTK from the exons ATGAATAAGTCAAGAGACCTGTGGATTTGGGTTCAAGATCTAAATAAATCGGAGTCAAAGAAAAAGATTTCACTAACAATAAGGGAGTCCGACAATGTATCTCGTGGAAAG aaaatgGAGTTGGAACTCATGGATGAAGatgatcccttcttcttctatTCTCTCACTCTTACGGATTCGGACTTTCAATACCTCAAAAGCCAACAA GGTCTATTGGTTGATTTCCACGCATTTCCTAGCATGATATTCCAATTGGTGGATAAATGTATCGAAGAATCTTCTAAGGAGACCCCACACTTCACTTCCGTTCTCGTCCACTCCCCATCTGAGATATATTTAGAGTTTAAAGAGATCAATCCCTTTCGACATTTAACCCATTTATGCCTCTTGGTTAATAGAGGAACGGATGCAcaaattaaggactttttaGCTACccgaattaataaattacaatccAATTCCGACTCACGGATATCTCTTCTGAAGAGCCGATTAGTGAATTTGGAGGAAGAGTTAAATAGAAAGACGACTGAGGCAGAGGACTATAGAAAAAAGTCGGAAAAGTTGATGAAGGATGCAGTTGAGCTTCAAGCCTCGTATTCATCTTCCCTCTCAAAAGAGTTGGCAGTTGAACGGGAACGGAGTGAAAGCTTGGCCAAAGAAATATCTTCTAAATATGATAATGAAAGGCGATCAATGATGGATAATCATTTGTCATCAACTAGGTCAATGGAGAATCGAATTGCTTCTCTTGACTATGAGAATAAGGATTTGTCTGAAAAGAGACATCGCTATGAAGCCACGATTCAAAGAATGAGTGAAGAATTGAGGTTAGCTAGAGAAAAAGGAGAGGCTTTTCAAAGGGAattggaaaataagaaaatggaaaataataatttagacgcAGG ATACCATGACCGGGAAAGAATGATTAATcaacttaaattaaaagtagggcTTTTAGAGACTGAGAAGGAACGCACGGAAGTGGAGTTTCGTCAACAACAGGATTTATGCACTATAgcaaatgagcaaaaaaataaactcgatttagaattgaaggaaaaaatagctttaataTCAAAGAGG GAGAATGCTGTTCGCTCAGTCACACAAGAGCTTATGAAAGCCAATGAAATCATTAAAAAGTTTCAGGAGCAAGCTCGAAGTCAACatcaaaaa gtaCAATTGGGTAGCAATGTTGTTCAAGAGCAAGAACGTTTACTATCAGAGAAGGAGACTGAATTGGAATCCATAAGAACTCAACTTAAAtccattaaagaaaaacaaaattcgaTGGAACTCCAGTCCCAAGAATTTGAGTTGAacgataatgaaaaaaatcgacGGATTGAAGAGCTtgaaaagcaaataaaaaccAATGAAACTGTGATTCATTGGCTAAATAAGCAGTTGACCACTGCTCAAGCTCGAGATCCAGGGTTAAGACTAGCACCCGCTCCGGATGGAACTGGTTTTTCACTCATGGCATCATCTACTCCTGTTGTAGATGTAACAAAGAATAGAAATCTTCATAAAGATATTCTTGCAAGAAAATTGGCTGTATCCGTTGGTTCAccctttttagaagaaaaaaaaaataaagaaaa CCTACCTGGTGGAAGCTTGGATCCAAAATACTTTCAATCATCCACTACCTTGAAtcaaactccaaaaataaatggatcaaacaaaaaaagaggtGGATTACTTCGAAAGTCAGTTCGTCAAACTGAAGCCTCATCTGTTTATTTTCCCTCCACTAAGTGA
- the LOC121116180 gene encoding uncharacterized protein isoform X2 yields MSSHEVFGGLINYYRNFGATGGNYYDLQGTTVASTTAAATVVTQGHSAVHAGHGPATVVATAHGALPGGQHLVHGNHAGQIVTSAGGTTLQILPAMVVPKIEVKTEALAHHQHQHAQHQGSAIGGGGGGAPIHISGNQKAHIENVHRVELQKSGDKSDEWRCVYCSKVLSTKGNLKIHVNTVHAGEGTHACPHCHKTFSSKGNLKTHVENLHGDGKKDWLCSFCQKTLSSKGNLKLHIKNVHKNLDGVISGTSPSQPSSLDLQPHQNEWRCEFCYKILGSKSALKTHINALHANELGLRKAASWTCQICYKALSSKAALLTHIQIVHEKRRDFKCDHCPQTFSSQNLLKTHIKADHQKNNLQPHTTQVLTPTSGAEAAAAAAAAAAVAAAQAEHNSQSYYCEFCPRDLYGRPTKLFAHPKDLQGHMYTEHGVTVAVPEPAKDEKCHICPKIFPRREDLQAHLAKDHGYGT; encoded by the exons ATGTCATCGCATGAAGTCTTTGGTGGATTGATCAATTACTACCGGAACTTTGGTGCTACTGGTGGGAATTACTATGATTTGCAAGGAACGACAGTGGCTTCTACAACAGCAGCTGCCACTGTGGTGACACAGGGGCATTCTGCAGTTCATGCTGGTCATGGTCCTGCGACTGTAGTTGCCACTGCTCATGGTGCACTACCTGGTGGGCAACATCTCGTGCATGGGAATCACGCCGGTCAAATCGTCACAAGTGCTGGAGGAACGACGCTTCAAATCCTTCCGGCTATGGTCGTGCCTAAAATAGAAGTGAAGACTGAAGCGCTGGCCCATCACCAGCATCAACACGCTCAACACCAAGGATCGGCGataggaggaggaggaggaggagcaCCCATTCATATCAGTG GTAACCAAAAAGCGCATATCGAGAATGTTCACCGCGTGGAACTCCAGAAATCCGGGGATAAATCTGACGAATGGAGATGTGTTTACTGTTCCAAAGTTCTCTCAACTAAAGGTAATCTAAAGATACACGTAAATACGGTTCATGCCGGAGAGGGAACCCATGCCTGTCCTCATTGCCATAAAACATTCTCGTCGAAAGGGAATCTCAAGACTCACGTTGAAAATCTACACGGGGATGGAAAAAAGGATTGGCTATGCTCTTTCTGTCAAAAAACACTCAGCTCTAAAGGGAACCTCAAACTTCACatcaaaaatgttcataaaaatcTCGATGGAGTAATTTCAGGAACATCGCCTTCTCAACCCTCATCTCTGGATCTTCAACCTCATCAAAATGAATGGAGATGTGAGTTTTGCTACAAAATCCTTGGATCCAAAAGTGCCCTCAAAACTCACATCAACGCCCTCCATGCAAATGAGCTCGGTCTTCGAAAAGCCGCCTCATGGACATGCCAAATATGTTATAAAGCACTCTCTTCCAAAGCTGCACTTCTTACTCATATTCAAATCGTGCATGAAAAAAGAAGGGATTTTAAGTGTGATCATTGTCCTCAGACATTCTCTTCTCAGAATCTGTTAAAGACTCACATAAAGGCAGATCACCAGAAAAATAATCTACAACCTCATACTACTCAAGTCTTAACTCCTACAAGTGGGGCGGAAGCAGCGGCCGCGGCAGCAGCGGCTGCTGCTGTCGCTGCGGCACAAGCAGAACATAACTCTCAAAGCTATTACTGTGAATTCTGTCCGAGGGATTTGTATGGAAGGCCCACTAAACTTTTTGCTCATCCTAAAGATCTACAGGGACATATGTATACTGAGCATGGTGTGACTGTTGCAGTGCCTGAACCTGCGAAAGATGAAAAGTGCCACATTTGTCCTAAAATTTTTCCCAGGAGGGAGGATCTTCAAGCTCATCTTGCAAAAGATCATGGCTATGgcacttaa
- the LOC121116180 gene encoding uncharacterized protein isoform X1, whose protein sequence is MSSHEVFGGLINYYRNFGATGGNYYDLQGTTVASTTAAATVVTQGHSAVHAGHGPATVVATAHGALPGGQHLVHGNHAGQIVTSAGGTTLQILPAMVVPKIEVKTEALAHHQHQHAQHQGSAIGGGGGGAPIHISERGEACSVCAKVFSCKGNLKAHLDNIHSPDNDRRRWTCEFCNQKAHIENVHRVELQKSGDKSDEWRCVYCSKVLSTKGNLKIHVNTVHAGEGTHACPHCHKTFSSKGNLKTHVENLHGDGKKDWLCSFCQKTLSSKGNLKLHIKNVHKNLDGVISGTSPSQPSSLDLQPHQNEWRCEFCYKILGSKSALKTHINALHANELGLRKAASWTCQICYKALSSKAALLTHIQIVHEKRRDFKCDHCPQTFSSQNLLKTHIKADHQKNNLQPHTTQVLTPTSGAEAAAAAAAAAAVAAAQAEHNSQSYYCEFCPRDLYGRPTKLFAHPKDLQGHMYTEHGVTVAVPEPAKDEKCHICPKIFPRREDLQAHLAKDHGYGT, encoded by the exons ATGTCATCGCATGAAGTCTTTGGTGGATTGATCAATTACTACCGGAACTTTGGTGCTACTGGTGGGAATTACTATGATTTGCAAGGAACGACAGTGGCTTCTACAACAGCAGCTGCCACTGTGGTGACACAGGGGCATTCTGCAGTTCATGCTGGTCATGGTCCTGCGACTGTAGTTGCCACTGCTCATGGTGCACTACCTGGTGGGCAACATCTCGTGCATGGGAATCACGCCGGTCAAATCGTCACAAGTGCTGGAGGAACGACGCTTCAAATCCTTCCGGCTATGGTCGTGCCTAAAATAGAAGTGAAGACTGAAGCGCTGGCCCATCACCAGCATCAACACGCTCAACACCAAGGATCGGCGataggaggaggaggaggaggagcaCCCATTCATATCAGTG AAAGAGGGGAAGCATGTTCCGTTTGTGCGAAAGTGTTTTCTTGCAAAGGAAATTTAAAAGCACATTTGGATAATATACATTCGCCCGACAACGATCGGCGGAGATGGACTTGTGAATTTT GTAACCAAAAAGCGCATATCGAGAATGTTCACCGCGTGGAACTCCAGAAATCCGGGGATAAATCTGACGAATGGAGATGTGTTTACTGTTCCAAAGTTCTCTCAACTAAAGGTAATCTAAAGATACACGTAAATACGGTTCATGCCGGAGAGGGAACCCATGCCTGTCCTCATTGCCATAAAACATTCTCGTCGAAAGGGAATCTCAAGACTCACGTTGAAAATCTACACGGGGATGGAAAAAAGGATTGGCTATGCTCTTTCTGTCAAAAAACACTCAGCTCTAAAGGGAACCTCAAACTTCACatcaaaaatgttcataaaaatcTCGATGGAGTAATTTCAGGAACATCGCCTTCTCAACCCTCATCTCTGGATCTTCAACCTCATCAAAATGAATGGAGATGTGAGTTTTGCTACAAAATCCTTGGATCCAAAAGTGCCCTCAAAACTCACATCAACGCCCTCCATGCAAATGAGCTCGGTCTTCGAAAAGCCGCCTCATGGACATGCCAAATATGTTATAAAGCACTCTCTTCCAAAGCTGCACTTCTTACTCATATTCAAATCGTGCATGAAAAAAGAAGGGATTTTAAGTGTGATCATTGTCCTCAGACATTCTCTTCTCAGAATCTGTTAAAGACTCACATAAAGGCAGATCACCAGAAAAATAATCTACAACCTCATACTACTCAAGTCTTAACTCCTACAAGTGGGGCGGAAGCAGCGGCCGCGGCAGCAGCGGCTGCTGCTGTCGCTGCGGCACAAGCAGAACATAACTCTCAAAGCTATTACTGTGAATTCTGTCCGAGGGATTTGTATGGAAGGCCCACTAAACTTTTTGCTCATCCTAAAGATCTACAGGGACATATGTATACTGAGCATGGTGTGACTGTTGCAGTGCCTGAACCTGCGAAAGATGAAAAGTGCCACATTTGTCCTAAAATTTTTCCCAGGAGGGAGGATCTTCAAGCTCATCTTGCAAAAGATCATGGCTATGgcacttaa
- the LOC121116183 gene encoding uncharacterized protein translates to MKLFRTKMGSTWSLLSYQSSLLESPVHKSIPKGEYYRNDDPHYTHSPRKDCKSFSLQHSTEKLSVRGYDNLCYFPNDDPGPILFDCNPCEEEETQESSLTDPKSDSDYDSNPDTLSIICKTTKNLRRSLSLRPGGSFPFRRKKKEIPPESRSINNQIIYSSVLKNYDINYYPSETKKIFCEEDIEQS, encoded by the exons atgaaattatttagaacaaaaatg GGTAGTACATGGTCTCTATTGTCGTATCAATCATCCTTATTGGAAAGCCCAGTTCATAAATCTATACCGAAAGGGGAGTACTACCGAAATGATGATCCCCATTATACACATTCTCCAAGGAAAG attgcAAATCATTTAGTCTACAACATAGCACAGAAAAATTATCAGTTCGAGGCTACGACAACCTCTGCTACTTTCCAAATGATGATCCAGGACCAATTTTGTTCGATTGTAATCCATGCGAGGAGGAAGAGACTCAGGAAAGTTCATTGACTGATCCTAAATCAGAT TCCGACTATGATAGTAATCCAGATACTCTGTCCATCATATGCAAAACAACTAAGAACTTACGCCGATCTCTGTCATTGAGACCGGGTGGGAGCTTTCCGTTTCgaaggaaaaagaaagaaatcccTCCAGAATCAAGGAGTATTAATAATCAAATCATTTATTCATCAGTTCTTAAAAACTATGACATCAACTATTATCCCtctgaaactaaaaaaatcttctgCGAAGAAGATATTGaacaaagttaa
- the LOC121116181 gene encoding serine/threonine-protein phosphatase Pgam5, mitochondrial, which produces MASLISGWIGRGAVLVGLTVYGKRHSLLAEEWNSNWDLRDPVSLVKPLNNSDAQNEEKKALHQQKVKENTSKAKRMIILVRHGQYNLNGETDTQKYLTALGREQASLTGKRLHELLKYYADDNTDITLTMSTMTRATETANIILKELDPKIKEAPKKCDLIREGAPVEPSPPLRKDIWDPFPSDFLIDGSRIEAAFRKHFHRAKPSQENMSIDILVCHGNVIRYFLCRALQFPSNAWLRMNIDNGSITIFTIHSNGEVVLNTYSNSGHFPMDKKTVT; this is translated from the exons ATGGCATCACTTATATCTGGATGGATCGGTCGTGGAGCAGTCCTTGTGGGATTGACCGTCTATGGGAAGCGTCATTCCCTATTAGCAGAAGAATGGAACTCTAATTGGGATTT GAGAGATCCTGTATCCCTTGTCAAGCCTTTAAACAATTCGGATGCTCAAAATGAGGAAAAGAAAGCCCTTCATCagcaaaaagtaaaagaaaatacgAGCAAGGCCAAGCGGATGATTATATTGGTTCGACATggacaatataatttaaatggtGAAACAGATACTCAAAAGTACCTCACAGCTCTTGGTAGAGAACAAGCTTCACTCACGGGGAAACGCTTACATGAACTCTTGAAGTACTATGCCGATGATAACACAGACATAACATTAACGATGTCTACTATGACTAGAGCCACAGAAACAgccaatattattttaaaagagctTGATCCGAAGATAAAAGAAGCACCCAAAAAATGTGATCTCATTCGTGAAGGAGCACCAGTGGAACCGAGTCCTCCTCTAAGAAAGGATATATGGGATCCTTTTCCTTcc GATTTTCTAATTGATGGTTCACGTATTGAGGCTGCCTTCAGAAAACACTTTCATAGGGCAAAGCCAAGTCAAGAGAATATGTCAATTGATATACTAGTCTGTCATGGAAACGTTATTAGATATTTCCTGTGTCGGGCACTCCAATTCCCCTCAAACGCCTGGCTCCGTATGAATATCGATAATGGAAGTATTACTATTTTTACTATCCATTCAAATGGAGAAGTTGTTTTAAATACCTACAGCAACTCAGGTCACTTTCCAATGGATAAAAAGACCGTGACTTAA